One genomic segment of Desulfocapsa sulfexigens DSM 10523 includes these proteins:
- a CDS encoding exosortase C-terminal domain/associated protein EpsI — protein MNRKLLILSVLFSVTCVFIYSRSATENVSKPPIKQYFEHIEGYKTLRHVDMEENVLSLLQLDDYLFTDYQGPNGKITLYIGYYYTADKASAAHSPLICYPSQGWVIEKQVPNLSVNIDPFVIHYNEIITSLGGQKELVLYWFQAHHDTNTKAFKNKTNVAYNKLTDRGEQHAFVRVSVPLGSDNTNQAKQDAMDFIKKFYPQFIRFVDEG, from the coding sequence ATGAACAGAAAATTATTGATATTGAGTGTGTTATTCTCTGTAACCTGCGTATTTATATACAGCAGAAGTGCTACGGAAAATGTCAGCAAACCACCAATAAAACAATATTTTGAGCACATTGAAGGATATAAGACCCTTCGACATGTTGATATGGAAGAAAATGTACTCAGTTTGTTGCAGTTGGATGACTATTTGTTTACGGATTATCAGGGGCCAAATGGGAAAATAACACTTTATATCGGGTATTATTATACAGCCGATAAGGCCTCAGCTGCACACTCGCCGCTTATTTGTTACCCGAGTCAGGGGTGGGTGATTGAAAAACAAGTGCCTAATTTAAGTGTCAACATTGATCCATTCGTTATTCACTACAATGAGATCATAACCTCGTTAGGTGGTCAAAAGGAACTTGTTTTGTATTGGTTTCAGGCCCATCATGATACAAATACGAAGGCATTTAAAAATAAAACGAATGTTGCCTATAATAAACTTACTGATCGTGGGGAACAGCACGCTTTTGTTCGGGTTTCAGTGCCATTGGGTTCTGATAATACCAATCAGGCGAAACAGGATGCGATGGATTTTATAAAGAAATTTTATCCTCAATTTATCCGGTTTGTTGACGAAGGGTGA
- a CDS encoding polysaccharide pyruvyl transferase family protein, which produces MSTKNSATTSSRERLRDKLVDTYSCLRLADRSVILVDLPNHLNIGDSLIALGQFKLLKKYSPNYKYIGAVPPDKVLRLIDKERGVVLIHGGGNFGTIWPTHQRLRERIAKNCPNSTIYQLPQSVNFDSSITMAKSMEILAQHGDFHLMVRDIQSQQILVDSGVASIELVPDSAFALTPKVSSASQCDILLLSRQDSESQYGGLFQQLEKHISNWKVLKGDWADVKDLPISLTPLEHLASIVPPPIIWRTNTQKVQYMAWSMLLWSRYSIGVRLLSTARVIVTDRLHVHILCVLLGKPHVFFDNSYQKITNFADTWQTKGPEAIGARDLKSVLEVVDRLLHS; this is translated from the coding sequence ATGAGTACAAAAAACTCAGCAACAACAAGTAGTAGAGAAAGGTTACGAGATAAACTTGTTGATACCTACTCATGTCTCAGGCTAGCAGATCGTTCTGTAATTCTTGTCGATTTACCCAACCATTTGAATATTGGAGATAGCCTGATTGCGCTTGGACAATTTAAACTGCTAAAAAAGTATTCTCCAAATTATAAGTACATCGGAGCAGTTCCTCCTGATAAGGTTTTAAGGCTAATAGACAAGGAACGGGGCGTCGTCCTTATTCATGGTGGTGGGAATTTTGGGACAATATGGCCGACCCATCAACGTTTACGTGAAAGGATAGCAAAGAATTGTCCTAATTCAACAATTTATCAACTTCCTCAATCTGTTAACTTTGACAGTTCCATTACCATGGCAAAGTCCATGGAAATTCTGGCCCAACATGGTGACTTTCATTTGATGGTACGTGACATTCAAAGCCAACAGATTTTAGTTGATAGTGGTGTTGCCTCTATCGAGTTGGTTCCTGATTCAGCTTTTGCGCTTACTCCAAAGGTCTCTTCAGCTTCTCAATGCGATATTTTATTACTTTCTCGACAGGACAGTGAGTCGCAGTATGGAGGACTCTTTCAGCAATTAGAGAAACACATTTCAAACTGGAAGGTTTTAAAAGGTGATTGGGCCGATGTTAAAGATCTGCCAATATCACTTACCCCGTTGGAGCATCTGGCTTCTATAGTTCCGCCTCCTATAATTTGGAGGACAAATACGCAGAAAGTTCAATATATGGCGTGGTCTATGCTACTTTGGTCTAGATATTCCATTGGAGTGAGGCTGCTTTCAACAGCAAGGGTCATTGTGACCGATAGACTGCATGTGCATATTCTTTGTGTTTTGTTGGGGAAGCCTCATGTTTTTTTTGACAATTCTTATCAGAAAATAACCAATTTTGCCGATACTTGGCAGACAAAAGGTCCTGAGGCCATTGGGGCACGAGATTTAAAGTCCGTTCTTGAAGTTGTCGATCGACTATTACATTCTTAA
- a CDS encoding glycosyltransferase, with protein MKISVILATYNCGKQLDCCVQSIIDNNDPFVEIIFADDGSSNPESLERLKKWEEVAPFRIVRAWQEDKGFRLARSRNNAVSFANGEILLFIDHDILLPNDFFKTLRKHMIPGWFIGGRRVKLDERISSELLSGKCTCSSLQGFFFAFQAMQKRLPGWRYLFPLRNRQPGGVPQNFRGMAGFCIATYKTDFFTIDGFDSSFEGYGVEDWDFMARLNNSGISCGFLPRKGTVYHLWHPEKPDDLKSIAYKILDDVEKSCKTLPSKGFSKLI; from the coding sequence GTGAAAATATCAGTTATTTTGGCTACATATAATTGTGGGAAACAACTTGATTGTTGTGTGCAAAGTATTATTGACAATAATGATCCTTTTGTAGAGATAATTTTTGCTGATGATGGTTCGAGTAATCCTGAATCCTTGGAACGTTTAAAGAAGTGGGAGGAAGTTGCTCCGTTTCGTATAGTTCGCGCGTGGCAAGAAGATAAAGGGTTCCGGCTGGCTAGATCTCGAAACAATGCTGTTTCCTTTGCAAACGGTGAAATACTACTGTTTATAGATCATGACATTTTGTTGCCTAATGATTTTTTTAAGACACTTCGAAAACATATGATCCCTGGTTGGTTTATCGGAGGGCGGCGTGTTAAGCTAGATGAAAGAATTTCTTCGGAACTTTTGTCAGGAAAATGTACTTGCAGTAGCTTGCAAGGGTTTTTTTTTGCCTTTCAGGCAATGCAAAAGCGTCTTCCGGGATGGCGTTATCTTTTTCCTCTGCGTAATCGGCAACCGGGAGGTGTTCCACAAAATTTCCGGGGTATGGCTGGCTTTTGTATAGCTACTTATAAAACAGATTTTTTCACTATTGATGGTTTTGACAGCAGTTTTGAAGGCTATGGTGTTGAAGATTGGGATTTTATGGCGCGTTTAAACAATAGTGGTATATCGTGTGGCTTTCTGCCGCGGAAAGGTACAGTATATCATTTGTGGCATCCAGAGAAACCGGATGATTTGAAAAGTATAGCTTATAAAATACTAGATGATGTAGAGAAAAGTTGTAAAACATTACCTTCGAAGGGTTTCTCGAAGTTAATCTAG
- a CDS encoding oligosaccharide flippase family protein codes for MSYKKKNGQIKPDFDLLAGNSEKNSNLRSSTFRGGIVTVVAEAVIFILYIASISLLSRLLVPDDFGVVAVVTAAVAIVLSIQEAGVADVIVRLPTVSREQFDKAFWFNLTLAGFLCVFVVLLAPVLGWIYKDSRITNITLSFAGVIFLSNLPIINTALLKRRLLMGRVALIKTVSFAFAVSVAAYAAISGLSYWSLVILQLTKVGSTLLLTFFLCPVFPSSPNPSNKVKGIVKDGSYFSAGAFFASVGRNADNLLVGFFNGNAVLGEYNRAFALLLMPLSQLVTPVGSVAIPVLSRLAGEPERYKNAYVQITTRLLMLTTPGIAILVVIAEPLCQVVLGPGWGQVPVLFRWLGIAGIVQPFTISLSWLMVSQGRAYEHFRNMLINTILLVLLFFLSAPHGAESLAMAYGVSGILLRSPLISWAVLRKGPVLLMDGLKVVTPGIYGAVVAASIALISITLFQAYGHVVNLLIAVSGSCTLTVVMYLMLPLTRNIVFLTITSSKSSGPDK; via the coding sequence TTGAGTTATAAAAAAAAGAATGGACAAATAAAGCCCGACTTCGACTTGTTGGCTGGAAATAGTGAAAAAAATTCAAATCTCCGGAGTAGCACGTTTCGAGGAGGTATTGTAACAGTTGTTGCTGAAGCTGTGATTTTTATCCTCTATATTGCCTCTATTTCATTACTATCTCGCTTGTTGGTACCTGATGACTTTGGTGTTGTGGCTGTTGTAACCGCAGCAGTGGCAATAGTCTTGTCTATACAAGAGGCTGGGGTTGCAGATGTAATCGTTCGGCTACCTACTGTAAGTCGTGAGCAGTTCGATAAGGCCTTTTGGTTTAATCTCACGCTGGCCGGTTTTTTGTGTGTTTTTGTAGTGTTGCTCGCCCCAGTCCTGGGGTGGATTTACAAGGATTCTAGAATTACAAATATTACTCTTTCATTTGCCGGTGTAATATTCCTTTCTAACTTACCTATTATAAACACGGCATTACTAAAACGTCGTTTGTTAATGGGGAGAGTCGCTTTAATAAAAACAGTATCTTTTGCTTTTGCTGTGTCCGTGGCAGCTTATGCCGCAATTTCTGGCCTAAGCTATTGGTCTCTTGTTATTTTACAACTAACAAAAGTAGGATCCACGCTATTACTGACTTTTTTTCTCTGTCCAGTTTTTCCATCATCACCGAATCCATCCAATAAAGTTAAAGGTATTGTTAAGGATGGAAGTTACTTTTCAGCAGGTGCCTTTTTCGCAAGCGTGGGCCGCAATGCAGACAATCTCCTTGTTGGGTTTTTTAATGGGAATGCTGTGTTGGGTGAATATAACAGAGCATTTGCATTGCTTTTGATGCCTTTGAGTCAGTTAGTTACACCAGTTGGAAGTGTTGCTATACCTGTGTTGAGTCGTCTGGCTGGTGAACCAGAAAGATACAAAAATGCCTATGTCCAAATTACAACTAGGCTGCTGATGCTTACAACTCCAGGGATAGCCATATTGGTCGTAATTGCTGAACCGTTATGCCAAGTAGTCCTTGGACCGGGGTGGGGGCAGGTCCCTGTTTTATTCAGATGGCTTGGGATTGCCGGCATTGTTCAGCCTTTCACTATTTCTTTATCATGGCTAATGGTATCACAGGGACGAGCGTATGAGCATTTCCGAAATATGTTAATTAACACTATATTGCTGGTTTTGCTCTTTTTCCTCTCCGCCCCTCATGGAGCGGAGAGTTTGGCGATGGCGTATGGGGTGTCAGGGATACTTTTGCGAAGCCCCCTGATTTCGTGGGCGGTCCTCCGGAAAGGACCTGTACTGTTGATGGATGGCTTGAAGGTAGTAACTCCTGGAATTTATGGAGCCGTGGTTGCGGCATCTATTGCACTGATAAGCATTACTCTATTTCAAGCTTATGGCCATGTCGTTAACCTGTTGATAGCTGTAAGTGGAAGTTGTACCTTAACGGTTGTAATGTATCTGATGTTACCTCTAACAAGGAATATCGTTTTCTTAACAATTACGTCAAGTAAAAGTTCAGGACCAGATAAATAG
- a CDS encoding exosortase/archaeosortase family protein: MRPEHFNTRVLFSGLLAFVFFVAAYFPVFQILVGKWANSEEYSHAFLTLPILLYMVWGKRATLLEDKPHYSMLGLFLVILSTIGYLFALLTQVPTFISLSFYFTIIGVLIYLLGIQSIKTLFMPLVLLLVLIPVPDQLYIKLTFPLQLKVSQLSEILVELFGVPILREGNVMNAPGKSFEVVEACSGMRSIITLLTLSLIMGYFMLKKNVSKVVLLLTSIPIAIIVNVIRVSSMILLYYFFQLDLSEGFLHTLTGLLVFAIALIMLLFIHKVLELWEKK, translated from the coding sequence ATGCGACCTGAACACTTTAATACCAGGGTACTATTTTCGGGTTTGCTGGCATTTGTATTTTTTGTTGCCGCTTATTTTCCGGTCTTTCAGATCCTTGTTGGAAAGTGGGCGAATTCTGAAGAGTATAGCCATGCATTTTTAACTCTTCCTATTCTTTTATATATGGTGTGGGGTAAAAGAGCGACCCTGCTTGAGGACAAGCCACACTATTCAATGCTTGGTCTGTTTCTTGTTATTCTGTCAACCATTGGGTACCTTTTTGCTTTACTGACTCAAGTACCTACCTTTATTTCTCTGTCGTTCTATTTCACGATTATTGGCGTTCTAATTTATCTTCTCGGTATTCAATCAATAAAGACACTTTTTATGCCTTTAGTGCTTCTTTTGGTTCTTATCCCGGTCCCGGACCAGCTCTATATTAAGCTCACCTTTCCTTTGCAACTGAAAGTCTCACAGTTGAGTGAGATCCTGGTTGAACTCTTTGGTGTTCCCATTCTGCGCGAAGGAAATGTCATGAACGCACCGGGGAAAAGCTTTGAAGTTGTAGAAGCATGCAGCGGAATGCGATCCATAATTACTCTTCTGACGTTGAGTTTGATTATGGGGTATTTCATGCTGAAAAAGAACGTATCCAAAGTTGTTCTGCTCCTTACCAGTATACCGATTGCAATTATTGTGAATGTCATTCGGGTAAGCTCGATGATTCTCCTCTATTATTTCTTCCAGCTGGATCTTTCTGAAGGGTTTCTCCATACCTTAACTGGCTTACTGGTTTTTGCCATTGCCCTCATTATGTTATTGTTTATCCATAAGGTACTGGAGCTTTGGGAAAAAAAATGA